The genomic segment GCACCGTCCCCGTTCCCGTCGCTCACGCCGGCCCGGGTCCCGCGCCGCGTTGTTTGTGGAGGCTGATGCTGACCGTCCGGTCGTCGGCGACCGTGGACTCGACCTTGCCGGCCAGCGCGGCGAGCACCGTCCACGCGAAGGTGTCGCGCTCCGGTGCCCGGCCGTCCGTGGTCGGGGCCGACACGGTCACTTCGAGGGAGTCGTCCACCAGCCGGAACACGCAGCTGAGGACGGATCCCGGCACGGCCTGCTGGAGCAGGATCGCGCAGGCCTCGTCGACCGCGATGCGGAGGTCCTCGATCTCGTCGAGAGTGAAGTCCAAGCGCGCCGCGAGGCCGGCCGTGGCCGTACGCAGCACCGACAGGTAGGCACCCGCAGCGGGCAGCCGGACCTCCACGAAGTCCTGGTTCCCGGGTTCGCCTGCGATCTGGGACACCCTCACCTCCAAGGTGGCACAAACTCGTTCGAGGTTCCGGATCAGGTCCGGAACCGTTCGGTCGGTCGTCGGTTCTCGGTCGGGGCGACGCTATCGCGATCCATGATGCCGTGTCGCCGCGAGCCCAACCGGTGGGGGTCACACATGGTAGGCACGGAGGTGCTGACAGTCGCTACTGCTGCGACCGGCTTTGTCCGCCCGTGACGTGGAGGGACCTCGCCGGCGCGGGCAGCGGAGTCCGGCGTCGCCCAATTCCGAAGAACGGGCGCCGGTTTGACGTACCCAGACGTCAGACGATCGAACCGTCCTCGTAGCACCAGCGCCAGCTCTCGCCCGGCTCGAAGCTCCGCACCACGGGGTGGCCGCTCTCCCGGGCGTGTCCCGTTCCGTGCCTGAGCGGCGACGAATCGCAGCAGCCGACGTGCCCGCAGGTCAGGCAGAGTCGCAGTTGCACCGGGTGCGTTCCGGCGTCCCTGCACTCCACGCAGGTGTCACTGAGCGGGGTCGGTTCGGGGTGGGGCAGTTCGGATACGTGCGGGCACTCACTCATGATGGCCAGGTTACGACGGATGTGAGGACCGACCGATGGACGCATTGCCCCTGGTCGCACTGGTCGCGGCCAGTGCGGCGGTAGCCGGAGCCGCGCGGCGCACCCCGGTGCCCGCCCCGCTGCTGCTGGTAGCCGTGGGACTACTGGCCGCCTACCTGCCGGGGGTGCCCCCGTACACGCTCGACGCGCACATCGTGCTGCCGCTGCTGCTGCCGCCCCTGCTGTACACCGCCGCCGTGGACAGCTCCTACCTGGACCTGCGGGCCAACGCCCGGCCCGTCGCGCTGCTGTCGGTCGGGTACGTGCTGTTCGCCACGCTCGCGGTCGGCTGGCTCGCCTATCTTCTGGTGCCGGACCTGCCGTTGCCCGCCGCCCTGGTGCTCGGCGCGGTCATCGCCCCGCCCGACGCCGTGACCGCCGCCGCCATCGCGCGCCGGGTCGGCCTGCCCGCCCGGGTCACCACCATCCTCCAGGGCGAGTCCCTGGTGAACGACGCCACCGCGATCACCGCCTACAAGGTGGCCCTGGCCGCCGCCGTGGGCGCCGGGATGAGCTGGGGCGAAGGGGTACGGGAGTTCCTGCTCGCCTCGGTGGGCGGCATCCTCGTCGGCCTGCTGCTGATGGTCCCGCTGCACTGGCTGCGCACCCACCTCAAGGAGGCGCTGCTGCAGAACACCCTCTCCCTGCTGATCCCCTTCGTCGCCTACGCGGCGGCCGAGCGGGTGCACGCCTCCGGAGTGCTCGCCGTGGTCGTCGTCGCCCTCTACCTCGGACACCGGTCCTGGCAGGTCGACTTCGCCACCCGGCTCCAGGAGGCCGCCGTCTGGAAGATGGTCGCGTTCGTACTGGAATCGGCCGTCTTCGCCCTCATCGGGCTCCAGATGCCCTTCGTGCTGCGGGGCCTGGGCACCTACGCCGTGTGGGACGCCGTGCGGTACGCCGTCGCGGTCTTCGTCGCCGTCGTCGTCGTCCGCTTCCTCTGGGTCTACCCCTCCACCTACCTGCCCCGCCGGCTCTCCTCCCGCATCAGGGAACGCGAGCCGGAGACCAACTGGACCTCGCCGCTGATCGTCGGCTGGGCCGGGATGCGCGGGGTCGTCTCCCTCGCCATCGCCTTCTCCATCCCAACCTTCACCGAGGACGGCGAGCACTTCCCCGCCCGCAACCTGGTGCTCTTCCTGACCTTCACCACCGTCATCGGCACCCTGGTCATCCAGGGGCTCTCCCTGCCGCTGCTGGTCCGCCTGCTGAAGCTGCCCGGCCCCGACCCGCACGCCCAGACGCTCGCCGAGGCGCAGGCCCAGAGCGAGGCCTCCACGGCGGCCGAACAACGGCTGGACGACCTCCTCGCGGACGAGCGCAACAGCCTCCCCGGCCCCCTCGCCGACCGGCTGCGCACGGTCATGGAACGCCGCCGCAACGCCGTCTGGGAGCGTCTCGGTGCCGCCAACCCGCTCACCGGCGAGTCCGCCGACGACACCTACCGCCGGCTCTCCCGCGACATGATCGAGGCCGAGCGCGAGGTCTTCGTACGCCTCCGCGACGACCGCCGCATCGACGACGAGATGCTCCGCACCCTGCTGCGCCGCCTCGACCTCGAAGAGGCCGCCGCCTACCGGGAGTCGGACGCCGACTGAATCCCGTCGGCTGAATCCCGGTGGGCGCTATGCCCCGGGCTCCGGCTCCCGTTCCGGCACCGGCACCGGCTCGGGCTCCGGTTCGGGCTCCGGGCGTCCGGTGATCACCGCGGTCACCCGGGCGCCCGGGGTGTACGCGCCCTCCGCGGCCAGCCGGACCAGCGCGTACAGCAGCTTCGCCACGTAGATCCGCTCGACCGGCAGCCCGTGCCGGTACTCGAAGTCGTCGGCGAAGGCGTGGAGTTCCGGGGTCGTACGGGCGTAGCCGCCGAAGGTGAAGCGGTCCTCCACCGACCACCGCCCGGCCGGGCCGTCGAACGCCTCGCGCTGGAGGCCCCGCACCGCGTCGGTGAGGAAGCCGCCGCGCAGCACCGCGACGCCGAGGGCCCGTTGGCCGGGGTCCAGGCCGGCCGCCAAGCCCGCCAGGGTGCCGCCGGTGCCGCAGGCCACGGCCGCGACCTCGGTACGCCCCCGCAGCTCGCGTCCGAGCTCCGTACAGCCCTGTGCGGCCCGGGCGTTGCTGCCGCCCTCCGGAATGACCCGCGCGTCCCCGAAGCGGTCCAGCAGCGCGGCCAGCACCCGGGGATCGTCCTTCGCGCGGTACGTCCCCCGGTCCACGAAGTGCAGCCGCATCCCGTCCGCCGCGCACCGGGCGAGCGAGGGGTTCAGCGGGCGGCCGGCGAGTTCGTCGCCGCGTACGACCCCGACGGTGGCGAAGCCCAGCAGCCGCCCGGCGGCGGCGGTCGCCCGCAGATGGTTCGAGTACGCCCCGCCGAAGGTCAGCACCGGGCGCCCGTCGCCGTCCGCGAGGTTGGGGGCCAGCTTGCGCCACTTGTTGCCCGGCAGGTCCGGGTGGATCAGGTCGTCCCGCTTGAGCAGCAGCGTCACCCCTTGCCGGGCGAACCGCTCGTCGTCCACCTCCACCAGCGGGGAGGGCAGCCGGGGGCGGAGTACGGACGCGGGGTCCGGGGCGGAGGTGCCGCGGACGGCGTGGACGGGCGGGGAGGCGGAATCGGGGGCGGCGGAATCGGGGGCGGCGGGGCCGGGGCTGGGGGAGGCGGGGTCGGTCGGGCTCACCCCTCCAGTGTCGCCGCCGCTCCCGCCGCGCGGTCGGGCGGCGCCCGGTCAGTCCTGGGCGAGCCAGAGGTCGGGCCCGAACACCTCGTAGTGGATGTCCGCCGCCTGGACGCCCTTG from the Streptomyces sp. NBC_01335 genome contains:
- a CDS encoding Na+/H+ antiporter produces the protein MDALPLVALVAASAAVAGAARRTPVPAPLLLVAVGLLAAYLPGVPPYTLDAHIVLPLLLPPLLYTAAVDSSYLDLRANARPVALLSVGYVLFATLAVGWLAYLLVPDLPLPAALVLGAVIAPPDAVTAAAIARRVGLPARVTTILQGESLVNDATAITAYKVALAAAVGAGMSWGEGVREFLLASVGGILVGLLLMVPLHWLRTHLKEALLQNTLSLLIPFVAYAAAERVHASGVLAVVVVALYLGHRSWQVDFATRLQEAAVWKMVAFVLESAVFALIGLQMPFVLRGLGTYAVWDAVRYAVAVFVAVVVVRFLWVYPSTYLPRRLSSRIREREPETNWTSPLIVGWAGMRGVVSLAIAFSIPTFTEDGEHFPARNLVLFLTFTTVIGTLVIQGLSLPLLVRLLKLPGPDPHAQTLAEAQAQSEASTAAEQRLDDLLADERNSLPGPLADRLRTVMERRRNAVWERLGAANPLTGESADDTYRRLSRDMIEAEREVFVRLRDDRRIDDEMLRTLLRRLDLEEAAAYRESDAD
- a CDS encoding 1-aminocyclopropane-1-carboxylate deaminase/D-cysteine desulfhydrase, whose product is MPSPLVEVDDERFARQGVTLLLKRDDLIHPDLPGNKWRKLAPNLADGDGRPVLTFGGAYSNHLRATAAAGRLLGFATVGVVRGDELAGRPLNPSLARCAADGMRLHFVDRGTYRAKDDPRVLAALLDRFGDARVIPEGGSNARAAQGCTELGRELRGRTEVAAVACGTGGTLAGLAAGLDPGQRALGVAVLRGGFLTDAVRGLQREAFDGPAGRWSVEDRFTFGGYARTTPELHAFADDFEYRHGLPVERIYVAKLLYALVRLAAEGAYTPGARVTAVITGRPEPEPEPEPVPVPEREPEPGA
- a CDS encoding anti-sigma regulatory factor, producing the protein MSQIAGEPGNQDFVEVRLPAAGAYLSVLRTATAGLAARLDFTLDEIEDLRIAVDEACAILLQQAVPGSVLSCVFRLVDDSLEVTVSAPTTDGRAPERDTFAWTVLAALAGKVESTVADDRTVSISLHKQRGAGPGPA
- a CDS encoding UBP-type zinc finger domain-containing protein, whose protein sequence is MSECPHVSELPHPEPTPLSDTCVECRDAGTHPVQLRLCLTCGHVGCCDSSPLRHGTGHARESGHPVVRSFEPGESWRWCYEDGSIV